Proteins from a single region of Hordeum vulgare subsp. vulgare chromosome 6H, MorexV3_pseudomolecules_assembly, whole genome shotgun sequence:
- the LOC123404350 gene encoding 1-aminocyclopropane-1-carboxylate oxidase-like, which yields MAIPANAAATSLSFPVIHMEKLETEERGAAMEVIRDACENWGFFELLNHGISHELMDEVERVSKAHYAACREEQFKEFAARTLEAGEKGADVKDVDWESTFFVRHLPASNLADLPNLDHHYRQVMKEFASEIEKLAEKVLDLLCENLGLEEGYLKRAFTGSNGPTFGTKVSSYPPCPRPDLVDGLRAHTDAGGVILLFQDDQVSGLQLLKDGAWVDVPPMRHAVVVNIGDQLEVITNGRYKSVMHRVLTRPDGNRMSVASFYNPGADAVIFPAPALMGAAEAAGKNEGEEGTAEYPSFVFEDYMNLYLRHKFEAKEPRFEAMKVDAAPIATV from the exons ATGGCAATTCCAGCTAATGCTGCCGCCACCTCGTTGAGCTTCCCGGTGATCCACATGGAGAAGCTGGAGACAGAGGAGAGGGGAGCGGCCATGGAGGTCATCCGCGACGCCTGCGAGAACTGGGGCTTCTTCGAG CTGCTGAACCATGGCATCTCGCACGAGCTGATGGACGAGGTGGAGCGGGTGAGCAAGGCGCACTACGCGGCGTGCCGGGAGGAGCAGTTCAAGGAGTTCGCGGCACGGACGCTGGAGGCCGGCGAGAAGGGCGCCGACGTGAAGGACGTGGACTGGGAGAGCACCTTCTTCGTCCGCCACCTCCCCGCCTCCAACCTCGCCGACCTGCCCAACCTCGACCACCACTACAG gcaagtgatgaaggagttcgCGTCCGAGATCGAGAAGCTTGCGGAAAAGGTGCTGGACCTGCTGTGCGAGAACCTCGGCCTGGAGGAGGGCTACCTGAAGCGGGCCTTCACCGGCTCCAATGGCCCGACGTTCGGCACCAAGGTGAGCAGCTACCCGCCGTGCCCGCGCCCCGACCTGGTGGACGGCCTCCGCGCGCACACCGACGCCGGCGGCGTCATCCTGCTGTTCCAGGATGATCAGGTCAGCGGGCTCCAGCTCCTGAAAGACGGGGCATGGGTGGACGTGCCGCCCATGCGTCACGCCGTCGTCGTCAACATCGGCGACCAGCTGGAGGTGATCACCAACGGGCGGTACAAGAGCGTCATGCACCGCGTGCTCACCCGCCCTGACGGCAACCGCATGTCCGTCGCCTCATTCTACAACCCCGGCGCCGACGCCGTCATATTCCCGGCCCCAGCGCTTATGGGTGCTGCCGAAGCCGCTGGGAAGAACGAGGGCGAGGAGGGCACCGCCGAGTACCCGAGCTTCGTGTTCGAGGACTACATGAACCTGTACTTGCGccacaagttcgaggccaaggagCCGCGCTTCGAGGCCATGAAGGTGGATGCCGCGCCCATCGCCACCGTGTGA